Below is a window of Streptomyces genisteinicus DNA.
ACCAGCCCGCGAGATTCGGGTCCTGCGGCGGCGGCGCCGCGATCCAGCCCTTGTCGTCGAGCCCGACGTCCATGATCGGGGCGTCGACGTCGATGGACGGCAGCCGCACCGTGGCCGGGGGCGCGTACGGCAGCGGTTCGAGCGGCACCGGCAGGAACGTCTCCCCGGTGTGGCTGCCGAGGGACGCCGCCGCGGCGGGCTGCGGCGGACCGAGCCCGACGTCGACGCCGTTCTTCATGAGCGCGATCCCGCTGAGCATGACGAGCGCCAGCACGCCCCAGGGCGAGCGCCGTCCCCGCTCCCTGCCGAAGGTGTCCCGGCTCGTGGTTCTCCCCTTAATGCGCATGCAGGCACGCTAAGCACGCGCGCCCGGGGCGGCGATCAGGGAAGGGCGAACGGGTGGCGGGGCCAGTCGGGGTGACCCATCCGAGTAACGAGCGGATAAATACATCTGACGGTCTGTGACCTGCGACTCCGTCAGGTCGGGGCGGCGCGGCGCGGCGTGTCGCCTCACCGGGGTGGCCCAAGCCCGAAATGCGAGGGATGCCACCCTCGGTGATGGTTCCTGGTGGAAGGCGTCCTCGTCGAATATCCCGGAGCGCCGCTTCGGAGCGTCTTCCGCTGGAGGTTCAACGATGCGTGCTACCCGCGCTCTCGCGGTGACCGCGACCGCCTTCGCGGCCGTCGGGCTCTGCGCTCCACTGGCCGCCGCCGGCGGTGGGGACGGCCCGAGGAACGTCCAAGTCAGCCCCTCCTCGGTCTTCCCCGGAGGCACCCTGACGATCACTGCCGACGGATGCCGCCGCGGTGGCACCGTCAGCTCGAACGCCTTCCCCGACGCCACGCTCTCCCCGCGGGGCGACCGTGGCGGCGAGTCCACCGCCACCGCCCGGGTCCGCAACAACGCCGCGCCCGGCAGCTACCACCTGACGGTCCGGTGCAACGACAGCTCGCAGACCGCGAGCGCCTCGTTCACCGTGCTTCCCGCCCGGGGCGCCCAGGGCGGCCTCGGCGGGTCGATCGGACCCACCAGCACCGAGATGGCCATCGGTGCGGGTCTGGTCGCCACCGCCGCGGTGGGCGGCAGCGTCTTCATCGCACGCCGCCGCCGCACCGTCAGCGGCCAGGTCTGACCGGCCGAACCTCCCGGTCGGCCTGCTGCCCGTCGCCCCGAGTCCTGGACCAGGACTCGGGGCGACGGGCTGTCCGGGCGGGGCGGCGCGGTCTGCTCGCATCAGTGGCGGCGGTCGGCCGAGCGCCGGCGCAGGACCAGGACGGTGGCCGTGGCCGCAGCCGCGACCATCGCGCCGCCCGCCGCGATCTCCGCCGTGTTCATGCCGTCGATGCTGCCGCCCTCGCCGCCGCGCACACCGGACGGGGCGATGGTGGCGGCGGGCCGGGTGGAACTGGCGGTGGGCGTGGCGGAGCCGCCCGCGATCCGCAGGTCCAGGGTGCCGATCCGCCCGATGCAGTTGAACTGGACGGAGTAGACGGCGCCCGGCCGGGCGTCCCAGTCGACGACGGCCGTGGCGGCGCCGTTCTGGGGGATGGTCACGGTGTCGAAGACGCCGGACGTCACGGTGGTCGTGCTCGGGCAGCCGCCGGCGGTCAGGGTCACACGGCCGCCCGCCGACACCGTCGACGGTGTCACGGAGAAGTCGTACGGCGTGTTGTTGACGGCGAACGCGGCGGTGGGAGCGGTCAGGGCGAGTGCGGCCGCTCCGAGAGCGGCGGATGCGGCACGTATCGCACGCATGGTCGGACCTCCGGGTCCCCGAGGAGCAGCTGCGGAACCGTTTCCGCACAGATCGGGGAGTGCTCCTCGATCACCGAAACGCTATGAGCGCCCCCATCGGCCCGCGATCGGTGTAGGGCAATCGGGTCACGCCGCCGGTCCTCCGGGGTGACATGGCGGGCGTGTCGGAGGGTCAGGGGGCGGGCCGGATGAGATGGGGGGCCGCCTCCGCGATGCGTTCGCGCAGCGGGCGGCGTTCCAGTGCGTCCAGGGTTTCGGAGACCAGTGCGCTGAGCGGGTACGAGAGCTCCGCCTCGAGGGCCGCCGCCGCGGCCGCGGTGGCCTCCCATTCGGCGTCGAGCGCGGGCAGCAGGCCGCGTGCCCGTGCCGTCAGTGCGGCGATGCGCTGCCGGGCGTCCCGGCCGGGGGCGACGGTGACGAGCCCTTCGCGGTCCAGCCGGGCGACGGTCTGGCTGGCCGCCGAGTGGGTCACGCCCGTCGCGGCTGCCAGGTCCCGCACCGAGCTCGGTCCCCGGGCGGCGAGCGCGCGCAGGTACGGGACCCAGTGGGGGCGGACGCCGGTGAGGCCCAGGTCCGCGTGGACCGATGCCACGTCGGCGTCGAGCAGGCTCAGCAGCAGGCGCAGGCGGGTGCCGAGGAGTTCGGGGCCCGGCCCGGCGGCGGAGGAGGCGGCGGAGGCGGTCGGAGACATCCGTGAAATATAACAGCACTGTTGTATTGTCGGGCGTCCACCGCCGCAGGGGGCGTCCACCGGGGCGTCGTGCGCGCCGGACGGGCGGCGCGCGGCGGCGGGCGAGGAGAGGGGACACGTCATGGCAGAGCTGTATCCGCCCATCGAGCCGTACGACGAAGGGATGCTGGACGTCGGCGACGGGAACCGGGTGCACTGGGAGGTGTCCGGCAACCCGCGCGGCACACCCGCCCTCGTCGTGCACGGCGGCCCCGGCTCCGGCTGCGTCCCCGGCATGCGGCGGTACTTCGACCCGACGGCGTACCGCATCGTCCTCTTCGACCAGCGCGGCTGCGGCCGCAGCACGCCGCACGCGTCCGACCCGGGCGCCGCCATGGGCGCCAACACGACGCACCACCTCCTCGCCGACATGGAGCGCCTGCGCGAATTCCTCGGCGTCCGGCGGTGGGTGCTCCACGGCGGGTCCTGGGGGTCGACGCTGCTGCTCGCGTACGCGCAGCGGCACCCGGATCGGGTGGCCGGCATCGTGGTCAACGGGGTGACCACCACCCGGCGGTCGGAGATCGACTGGCTCTACCGGGGCGTCGGACGCTTCTTCCCCGAGCAGTGGCACCGCTTCCGCGCAGGGGTGCCGGAGGCTGCGGGGCCCGGCGACGTGGTCGCCGCCTACGCCCGCCGCATGGAGAGTCCCGACCCTGCGGTGCGAGAGCAGGCGGCCGCCGACTGGTGCCGCTGGGAGGACGCCGTCCTGTCGCTGGAGCCGCACGGGGCGCCCGACGTCTACAGCGGACGGCCCGACGACGCGCGGATCGCGCTCGTGCGCATCGCCGCCCACTACTTCGCACACGGCGCCTGGCTCGACGAGGGGGCGCTGCTGGACGGCGCCGGGCGACTGGACGGAATTCCGGGAGTCCTCTTCCACGGGCGGCTCGACCTGAGCTCCCCCCTGGACACGGCCTGGGAACTGTCCCGCTCCTGGCGCGGCGCCGAACTCGTCGTCGTGGACGACGCGGGGCACAAGGGGAGCGACGAACTGCGCACGCGGGTCCGGGAAGCGCTGGACGGCCTGCGCGGCATCGACGGCGGACGCCCTGCGGACGGCCGGGGATGAGTTGAGATCCGGCCAATTCGCGGCGCCGCGTTCAGGGGCGAATTGGCCCGGTGTCAAAGGTATTTCGACCATTCGCGTCCGCGACCGGAAAGATTCTTCTCCCGCTGTTGAACACCCGCCGCCCCCGCGTCCGTACCTAGGGCCATGAACGGCGCCGGGCGGCGCCGCACCGGGCTGGAAGAACTACGGGAGTGGACATGAACACCTGGCGGAACGCCTCGCTCGCGGTGACCGCGGCGGCCGTACTCGCGCTGACGACGGCGTGCGGTCAGGACCAGGGCACCACGACCCCCAACGGTCAGGCCGTCGGCGCCGCGAACCCCGCGGCCCCCGGCGACGGCGGCTACGGGGCGGACGCGGGCTACGGCTCCGCGGGGGGCGGTGCGGCGGCCGAGGCCAAGCCCGC
It encodes the following:
- a CDS encoding class F sortase encodes the protein MRIKGRTTSRDTFGRERGRRSPWGVLALVMLSGIALMKNGVDVGLGPPQPAAAASLGSHTGETFLPVPLEPLPYAPPATVRLPSIDVDAPIMDVGLDDKGWIAAPPPQDPNLAGWFQNGVAPGQRGTAVIVGHVDNQAGPAVFYGLGSVKKGQLVEVPRLDGRVAVFEVYGVEVFSKHDFPGVRVYGDTGQPELRVITCGGGYTKADGYDGNVVVFARMVKTR
- a CDS encoding MarR family winged helix-turn-helix transcriptional regulator gives rise to the protein MSPTASAASSAAGPGPELLGTRLRLLLSLLDADVASVHADLGLTGVRPHWVPYLRALAARGPSSVRDLAAATGVTHSAASQTVARLDREGLVTVAPGRDARQRIAALTARARGLLPALDAEWEATAAAAAALEAELSYPLSALVSETLDALERRPLRERIAEAAPHLIRPAP
- the pip gene encoding prolyl aminopeptidase translates to MAELYPPIEPYDEGMLDVGDGNRVHWEVSGNPRGTPALVVHGGPGSGCVPGMRRYFDPTAYRIVLFDQRGCGRSTPHASDPGAAMGANTTHHLLADMERLREFLGVRRWVLHGGSWGSTLLLAYAQRHPDRVAGIVVNGVTTTRRSEIDWLYRGVGRFFPEQWHRFRAGVPEAAGPGDVVAAYARRMESPDPAVREQAAADWCRWEDAVLSLEPHGAPDVYSGRPDDARIALVRIAAHYFAHGAWLDEGALLDGAGRLDGIPGVLFHGRLDLSSPLDTAWELSRSWRGAELVVVDDAGHKGSDELRTRVREALDGLRGIDGGRPADGRG